Genomic segment of Chloroflexota bacterium:
AGCGTATGAACCAGACGGCGCTGGCGCTTGCGCGTTTCCTGGAAGACCACCCGTCCGTCGAATGGGTGCGCTATCCCGGCCTGGAAAGCCACCCGCAATACGCGCTCGCACGCAAGCAAATGTCGGGCTACGGCGGCATGATCGCCTTTGAAGTCAAGGGCGGCATCGACGCTGGCCGCCGCATGATGAATAAAGTCAGGCTGTCCACGCTGGCGGTCAGCCTCGGCCATAGCAAAACACTTGTCTGTCACGCGGCGTCCACCACCCACGAGTCGCTGACGCCGGATGCCCGCGCGGCCGCCGGAGTTACCGACGGGCTGGTGCGGCTCTCAGTCGGGCTGGAGGACGCGCAGGACCTGATGGAAGACCTCGACCAATCGATGCGATAAGGCGCGGGCCGGCATGCGGTCCCGCCCGCAAATCACAAACTGCTGGAGGAGAGACAAATGCTTGAAACGCTTCAGACGTGGTGGCAGATATTCTTGTCGATGGCAAGCGTCGGCACGTTTGGGTATGGCGGTGGGCCATCCGTGATTCCGCTGATCAAGAAGGAAGCCGTCGATGTCCACCACTGGATGGACGCGGCTGAGTTTACCGACGCGCTGGCGTTCGGGAACTCCCTGCCGGGACCGATTGCCACGAAGATGTCGGCCTACATCGGTTTCAAGATTGCCGGGTTGCCGGGCGCGCTGTCCGGCGTGCTGGGCATGGTGGTCCCTTCATTCATTCTGATCCTCGTTCTGGCGTCCATCTACATGGCGTTCAAAGACGACGCGCGGGCCAAAGGCGCGCTGACCGCTGTGCGCCCCGTTATTCTGGCACTGCTGGCGTTCACAACCTACGATCTGCTCCCCAAGACCGGTGGCATCAGTTGGGACTACATTGCGATAGCCGCTGTCGCGTTTCTGCTGATGGTCTTTACCGAAATTCATCCGGCGCTGATCATCCTGGCTGCCGCGCTTATCGGCGTCTTCTTCTACGGCCGCTAGGCCGGGGAGTTATGCGGTGATTCGTACTGACAATAGCCTTGCGATTCGCATCGCGCAGGATCTCGTCCGCATCGATTCGGTGAACCCGGATCTCGTGCCTTCCGCGGCGGGCGAGGCGGCGGCGTCGCATGCCATCTGCGAATTGATGCGCTCCTGGGGTTTGGAGGTCATCGAGCGCGAGTTGAAGCCGGGGCGGCTTAACGCCGTCGGCATCCTGCGCGGCAGTGGCGGCGGCCGCACTCTGCTGTTCAACGGCCACACCGACGTCGTCAGCGTGACGGGCATGGCCGAGCCGTTTGCGGGCACGCTGCGCGACGGTCGGGTCTATGGCCGCGGGGCGTTCGACATGAAGGGCTCGCTGGCGGCCACGCTGGCCGCTACGCACGCGCTCGTACAGTCGGGCGTCCGCCTGCGCGGTGATGTGGTGTTCACCTACGTGGCCGACGAGGAGTACGCCAGCATCGGCACCGAAGGCATTGTGGCCGACATTCGCACCGGGCTGCTGCCCCGGCCGGATGCCGCCATCAACACCGAGCCCTCGGATCTCAAGCTTGGCATCGCCCACAAGGGCTTTGCCTGGGCGGAGATTGACGCGCACGGCATGGCCGCGCACGGCTCCCGGCCCGACCTCGGTGTGGACGCGATTGTGCAGATGGGCAAAGTGCTCACGGAAATCGGCGCGTTGCAGCAGCGGCTGAGTGCGGGCGACAAACACCGCCTGCTGGGGACCGGCTCAGTTCACGCCTCGCTAATTCAGGGCGGGCGCGAGTTGTCGTCGTATCCCGATCGGTGCACGCTGCAGATCGAGCGCCGCACGGTGCCGCCAGAGAGCGAGCAGACGGTGGCTAACGAGTTGGGCGGCATCCTGGAACGATTGGCCGCTGCCGATCCCGCCTTCAGCGCGGCGAGCCGCATCACGTTCGTGCGCAACCCGTGGGAGGCTGATGTGCAGTCGGCGATCGCACGCCTGACGAGCGCGGCGATTGAGCGCGCCACCGGCCGCGCCGCCGAGCATTCGGCCTTCACCGGCTGGCTCGACTCGGCGTTGCTGGGCGACGCGGGCATCCCGACGGTGGTGTTTGGCCCAAGCGGCGAAGGTGCGCATGCACTGGACGAGTGGGTGGACGGCGCGTCGCTGGGCGTCTGCGCGCAGGTATACGCCGACGTAATCGAAGCGTTTTGCGGTTGATCGGCCCGGCTTGCACGGCACCGGCCAGTGATTCATGGCACCATACGGGCGCTCGCCGAGCGCCCGTATCGCGCGTATGCGGCTCGACAGATGTGCGTGCCCTGAGCCTGTCGAAGGGCATGCTGCGTGTGCGGTCGCCTTCGACCGGCTCAGGCGACCAGGGCATTTTCAAGTTCGGCATTGCCCTCTCCCTAACCCTCTCCCGCGACGCAACAGAGGCGTCGCAGGCGAGGGATTCACTCCTTCCCCTGTTCGCGTCGTGTGCGAACGGGGGAAGGTTGGGAAGGGGGCAGACTGGGCTTCGACTTTGAACATGCCCTGCCCAAGCGACGATTGCGCGTGCTCTAACGCGCAGATGCCTGTATAATCCCATCGATGCGTCGTCTTCTTCGCCACACCTATCATCTTGCCATGGCGCTACTTGGTATCGGGCTGCTGGTGTCCGTACTGATGCCGGAAGCGCTCGCGGCGCAGCTTCCCGCGCTGACGCTGTTTCTGCTGCTGTCCGTCGCCGTAAAGCGCGCCGGCTTTCACGTTGCGCCGAAGGTCACCCATTCGCTGGTTGGCGTGATCGACCTGGCGTCGCTCGTCAGTTGGGGCGCGGGCGGCGGCGGTCTGGTCGCCGGCCTGAGCGGTGCGCTCCATATTCTTGGCGTGTGGGTGCGGCACCGCAACCAACCTGCGCCCGATATGCTGTCGCAGGCAGCGTTCAGTTTCGGGCTGAAAGTGACAATGGCGCTGCTTGGCGCCACAGTGTATGCCCGGCTCGGCGGCCACATCTGGCTGACGACCATCACGTTGAACGACGTGTTGCCCACCGGCGTGCTATGCGTGCTGTGGTTTGCCATGGACCACGCGGCGTGGGGGCTGGGGGAGTGGATCGAGCGCGGTTCCGACGGTCTGACCGCATTCTACCGCACGGTCATGGTCCCGTCGCTGCTGGTGGAACTGATGCCGCTGCCCGGCGGCGCTCTGCTGGCCTACCTGTTTGCGACGCTCGAACCGGCCGTATTCCTCGCGATTGCCTCCGGCGTGATCGTCGCCAGCGTCGCCGTGCAGCGGGTTGCCGACCTGTCGCAGGCCTACATTCGCCGCGACCGCGAACTGCAAACGCTCAACGATTTCGCCCAGGAGCTGAGCCGCCTGCGGCTGGACGAAGCGCAGGTGCTCGAACTGGTGCATCGCTACGCCTCGCATGTTGCCGACACCGAAAACTTCGCCATTTCGCTTGAAGACGAGCGAACGCACGAGGTCGTCATGGCGGTTTGGTTCCGCGAAGGCGTGCGGCAGGCGTCGCGCCGCTACTCGCGCTGGGGCGGGCCGACCGGACGCGTCGTCCGCGACCGCCGTCCCTTCCGCTCGACAGACATCACACGGGAGGCGCAACCGGTCACCGGCGTGCTGGCCATGCCGCGGCCGCCGCGCTCGGTCCTGTATGTGCCGCTCATGACGAAAGATGCGGTGATCGGCGTGGTCTCGCTCCAGTCGCCGCTCGCAAGCCAGTACAACGCCGATCAGGAACGCATCCTGCTGGCGCTGGCTAATCAGGCAACGCAGGAGATCGTGCAGGCGCGCATGTACCGCGCGGAGCAAAAGCGCACCCGCCAGTTGGAGACGATCGCCGAGGTCAGCCAGCGCGTGGCGGGCATATACGACCTCGACGAACTGCTGGCCTTCACGACGGCGCTGATCAAGATTAACTTCAACTATTATCACGTCGAGATTTACCTGCTGCGCGACGATCGGCTCGTGCACCGGGCCGGAACGGTGGCCGGGCGCGGTCCGCTGTCCGGCGTCAAGCTTGACCGCACCAGTATCATTAGCGCCGTGGCGCGGACGGCCGAGCCGGTGCTGGCCAACGACGTGAAGCAGGAGCCCCGCTACCTATTCGATCCCGCGGCGCCGCGCACGGCGGCCGAGTTGGTCGTCCCGCTGTCCGCGGAAGGCAAGGTGCTGGGCGTGCTGGAGGTGCAGGCGGACGAAGTCAACTTCTTCACGCCGTCGGATGTTTTCGTGATCCAGACGCTGGCCGATCAGGTCGCGCTGGCGCTGCAGGAAGCGGAACTGTTTGCCAGCGTTCAGCATGAAGCGTACATATCGAACGCGCTGCTGCAGGTGTCCGACTCGATGAGCAGCCTCACCGAAGTTCACGACATTCTCAATACGCTGGTGCGCATCACGCCGTTCCTGATCGGCGTGCGGCACGGCTTCGTCCTGCGCTGGGACCGGGAGAGCGGCGGCTGGATCGGCGGCGAATCGCATGGCCTCTGTACCGAATGCAGCGAGGAACTGGTCGGCCTGCGATTCTCCGCGAACAGCCTGGCGAGCGGCGACTCGCTGGTTGGAGCCGGCCCGCGCGTGTTGACGCTGAACGACGACTTTGCGCTGCGCTGGGGTATCGACCGGCTGCTGGTCATTCCACTCGTGATTCGGGGCACGTTGCTCGGGGCGTTCTGCGTTGACGATCAGGCCGGGCTGGACGAGCGCAAAACGAGCTTGCTGGTCGGCATGGCCAATCAGACGGCGATTGCGGTCGAGGCCGCGCAGTTGGAGATGGAGCGCGACCGGCGCGTGCAACTGGACCAGGAGTTGACGATCGGCCGCGCCATTCAGGCGTCACTGCTGCCAACGCATCCGCCGGCGGTGCCCGGTTTCGATCTGGCGGCCATCTGGCTGCCGGCGCGGCAGGTGGCGGGCGACTTCTTCGACTTTGTGCCGCTGCGCGACGGCAAGTGGGGCATTGTCGTCGCCGACGTGTCCGACAAAGGCGTGCCGGCCGCGATCTACATGACGCTTGCGCGCACCGTGGTGCGCTCGATTGCGCTCGGTCGTGCGTCGCGCCGGGCGCCCGCCCAGGTGCTGGAGCGCGCCAACGAGATCATCGTGGCAGACACGCGTTCCGACCTCTTTGTGACTGTGTTTTATACGGTGCTCGACCCGGCAGAGCGGGTTCTCGAATGCGCGAACGCCGGTCATTGCCCGCCGCTCTGGTACCGCGCGCGGACGCAGACCATCGAGTGGTTTGCGCCGATGGGCGGGCTACCGCTCGGCGTCATCGACTCGATCACGCTCAACAGCATGTCGTACCGGCTCGAGCCCGGCGATATCGTGGTGTTCTACACGGATGGCGTGACCGAGGCGTCTAGCGCGGCGGGCGACATGTTCGAGCGCGAGCGCTTGCGCGATGTGCTCACCGCCAATCAGATGCATTCGGCGCGCGCGATCATGGACGCGATCATCGATGCCGTGAGCGACTTTGTCGGGGGCGGCGAGCAGGCGGACGATCTGACTATTGTGGTGCTCAAGTGCGAGCCGCTGGTCGCGAACGGCGCGCCGGTGGGGGTATAATCACAGCATGAACGCCTATGCCACCGTGACGCTGGATTCCATCCGGCGGGCGACGGCCCGGCCACCGCGCGGCCTGCCGGGGCAACTGCATATGACCCCGCCGTATCGCGACCGCATCACACCGCCGCAGATCTCCAATCCGAACTATGGCGCCGTGCTCATCCTGCTGTATCCCGAACACGGCGAACTGCACTTCGTGCTGATGCGCCGGACCGAGCATCATCTGGACCGTCATCGCGGCCAGATTTCGCTGCCGGGCGGCCGTCGCGAGCCTACCGATGCGGATGATATCGCCACGGCGCTGCGCGAGGCGCGCGAAGAGCTCGGCGCGCCGCTGGACGGCGTGCAGGTGTTGTGCGCGTTGAGCGAACTGTATATCCCGCCCAGTAATTTCTACATTGCACCGGTCGTCGCGTGCGTGCCGGAGCGGCCGGTCTTCGACCCCGATGCGGGGGAGGTGGCCGAACTGATCGAAGTCCCGTTGTCGCTGCTGATGGACCCGCACACGCGCGTGGTCGAGGAATGGCTGATGCCCGGCGCGGAAGGCGCGCGCAACTCGGTCATGATGCCGTTCTATGACGTGCGCGGGCACAAGGTCTGGGGCGCGACCGCCATGGTGCTGGCTGAGTTTGCAGCCATGGTCATGGACGAATTGCATGTGGCGCCCGGCATCGACGTTGAGCCGCTTGGGGCCGCCGATCTACCCGCGCACATGCACGAAGTACACATGGCGTACCGCGCGGCGTTCGCCGCGCCACCGTACGGCGAAGGCGCCGCCGAGTTGACGCGCTTCGCCCAGACGCTCCCGCGCCATGTCGACCGTGACGGCTTCCGGCTGGTTGTGGCGCGCGAGGCGACAACGCGGCAGATCGTGGGCTTTGCGTACGGGTACACGGGGCGGCCGGGACAGTGGTGGTATGACACCGTGGCGGCGGCGCTCGGCGACGCGCGTGCACGGGAGTGGATGAGCGACTGCTTCGAATTTGTCGAGATGGCGCTGCTGCCGGTCATGCAGGGTTACGGCATCGGCGGTCGCCTGCACGACGCGCTGCTCGATGGGCAGCGGCAGCGCACGGCGATCCTGTCCACGTACCGTGCGGACACCAATGCCATGATGTTGTATCGCAAGCGCGGCTGGGAGCCGCTCCTGGAGGACTTCGTCTATCCGAGTGACAGCCCAACCGAAGACAAACCGTTCGTGATCATGGGCAAACGTCTCGCACGGCTATAATACTGTTTCAACTTGGCCATGTCCTCATGGCGATTGCGCAAGTGCAACTGCCGCCCCCTCATCCCCTGGCCCCTTCTCCCCCGCGCGCGGGGGAGAAGGGGGAAAACTAACGGGGATTGGCGCGGCGGCGTAGCCGCCGCGCCAATCCCCGGAGACTTGCTCCCCCTCCCAGCGAAGCTGGGAGGGGGCTGGGGGGGGAGGGCAGAATTTGGCGGTGTGCCGTGTGCTCATGCGACATGCACATGGGGACATTTTCAATTTGAAACAGTATAAGCCGTGCAAGCGGCGATGCGATTTTCTATCCGACCAACACGAGGAGCACTATGTCCATTCTGGCGACGCAAGACCCCGAAGTCTACAAAGTCATTCAGCAGGAAGCGGGCCGGCAAAGAGACAAGATCGAATTGATCGCGTCCGAGAACTATGTCAGCCCGGCGGTGCTCGAAGCGGTTGGCTCGATTCTGACTAACAAGTACGCCGAAGGTTATCCGGGCAACCGGTACTATGGCGGCTGCGAATACGTAGACGTGGTGGAGAACATCGCGCGCGACCGGGCCAGGCAGTTGTTTGGCGCCGAGCACGCCAACGTGCAGCCGCATGCCGGCGCGCAGGCGAACCTCGCCGTCTACATGGCAATTGCCAAGCCGGGCGATCCGGTGCTGGCGATGAAGCTCGATCACGGCGGCCACCTGACGCACGGCTCGCCGGTGAATTTCAGCGGCATGTGGTTCAACGTCGCTCATTACGGCGTCTCGAAGGATGATGAGCGGCTGGACTACGAGGAGATCATGACGCTGGCGCAGCAGACCAAGCCGAAGTTCATCATGGCGGGCGCCACGGTATACCCCCGCCTGTGGGACTTCGAGCGCATGCGCTGGATTGCCGATCAAGTCGGAACGCTGCTCGTGGCAGACATGGCGCACATCGCGGGTCTAGTCGCGGCGGGCCTGCACCCAAGCCCCGTGCCGTACGCGCACATTGTCACCTCGACGACGCACAAGACCCTGCGCGGCCCGCGCGGCGGCATGATTCTCTGCAAACAGGAGTTCGCCAAAGCGGTGGACAAAGCGGTGTTCCCCGGCACGCAGGGCGGCCCGTTGATGCACGTGATCGCGGCCAAAGCAGTCGCTCTCGGCGAAGCGCTCAAGCCGGAGTTCAAGCAGTACCAGCAGCGCATCCTGGACAACGCCAAAGCGCTCGCCGCCGGGCTGAAAGCTGAAGGGTTCCGCCTCGTTTCGGACGGCACCGACAACCACCTGATGCTGGTCGATCTGCGGCCGATGAACGTCACCGGCAAAGTGGCGGAAAAGGTGCTCGACGAGGTTGGGATCACGGTCAACAAGAACTCAATCCCGTTTGACCCGCAGAAGCCGGGCATCACGAGCGGCATCCGCGTCGGCTCGCCGGCCACCGCGACTCGCGGCTTCGGTGAGGCCGAGATGGCGCAGGTCGCGACGCTGATCGGCAAGACGTTGAAGAACATCGGCAACGAAAGTGTGTATACCGAGGTGCGGCAGTCCGTCATGGCGATCACGAGCCGTTTTCCCGTGCCGGGCCTTAACTAATACTTAGGACTTACGCAAGACAGCCATCGCCATACAAGATACAGTGCGGTAAGTCTCTTGGGAATACTACGCTTGGTATCTGTGCGTAAGTCCTAATACTGTTTTGTGATGAGTATGTCCCCAAGGGATTGTTGTATGTGTCAGCACTATTTAGCAATCGCCGCCCTCC
This window contains:
- a CDS encoding chromate transporter, encoding MLETLQTWWQIFLSMASVGTFGYGGGPSVIPLIKKEAVDVHHWMDAAEFTDALAFGNSLPGPIATKMSAYIGFKIAGLPGALSGVLGMVVPSFILILVLASIYMAFKDDARAKGALTAVRPVILALLAFTTYDLLPKTGGISWDYIAIAAVAFLLMVFTEIHPALIILAAALIGVFFYGR
- a CDS encoding ArgE/DapE family deacylase — translated: MIRTDNSLAIRIAQDLVRIDSVNPDLVPSAAGEAAASHAICELMRSWGLEVIERELKPGRLNAVGILRGSGGGRTLLFNGHTDVVSVTGMAEPFAGTLRDGRVYGRGAFDMKGSLAATLAATHALVQSGVRLRGDVVFTYVADEEYASIGTEGIVADIRTGLLPRPDAAINTEPSDLKLGIAHKGFAWAEIDAHGMAAHGSRPDLGVDAIVQMGKVLTEIGALQQRLSAGDKHRLLGTGSVHASLIQGGRELSSYPDRCTLQIERRTVPPESEQTVANELGGILERLAAADPAFSAASRITFVRNPWEADVQSAIARLTSAAIERATGRAAEHSAFTGWLDSALLGDAGIPTVVFGPSGEGAHALDEWVDGASLGVCAQVYADVIEAFCG
- a CDS encoding SpoIIE family protein phosphatase, which encodes MALLGIGLLVSVLMPEALAAQLPALTLFLLLSVAVKRAGFHVAPKVTHSLVGVIDLASLVSWGAGGGGLVAGLSGALHILGVWVRHRNQPAPDMLSQAAFSFGLKVTMALLGATVYARLGGHIWLTTITLNDVLPTGVLCVLWFAMDHAAWGLGEWIERGSDGLTAFYRTVMVPSLLVELMPLPGGALLAYLFATLEPAVFLAIASGVIVASVAVQRVADLSQAYIRRDRELQTLNDFAQELSRLRLDEAQVLELVHRYASHVADTENFAISLEDERTHEVVMAVWFREGVRQASRRYSRWGGPTGRVVRDRRPFRSTDITREAQPVTGVLAMPRPPRSVLYVPLMTKDAVIGVVSLQSPLASQYNADQERILLALANQATQEIVQARMYRAEQKRTRQLETIAEVSQRVAGIYDLDELLAFTTALIKINFNYYHVEIYLLRDDRLVHRAGTVAGRGPLSGVKLDRTSIISAVARTAEPVLANDVKQEPRYLFDPAAPRTAAELVVPLSAEGKVLGVLEVQADEVNFFTPSDVFVIQTLADQVALALQEAELFASVQHEAYISNALLQVSDSMSSLTEVHDILNTLVRITPFLIGVRHGFVLRWDRESGGWIGGESHGLCTECSEELVGLRFSANSLASGDSLVGAGPRVLTLNDDFALRWGIDRLLVIPLVIRGTLLGAFCVDDQAGLDERKTSLLVGMANQTAIAVEAAQLEMERDRRVQLDQELTIGRAIQASLLPTHPPAVPGFDLAAIWLPARQVAGDFFDFVPLRDGKWGIVVADVSDKGVPAAIYMTLARTVVRSIALGRASRRAPAQVLERANEIIVADTRSDLFVTVFYTVLDPAERVLECANAGHCPPLWYRARTQTIEWFAPMGGLPLGVIDSITLNSMSYRLEPGDIVVFYTDGVTEASSAAGDMFERERLRDVLTANQMHSARAIMDAIIDAVSDFVGGGEQADDLTIVVLKCEPLVANGAPVGV
- a CDS encoding serine hydroxymethyltransferase is translated as MSILATQDPEVYKVIQQEAGRQRDKIELIASENYVSPAVLEAVGSILTNKYAEGYPGNRYYGGCEYVDVVENIARDRARQLFGAEHANVQPHAGAQANLAVYMAIAKPGDPVLAMKLDHGGHLTHGSPVNFSGMWFNVAHYGVSKDDERLDYEEIMTLAQQTKPKFIMAGATVYPRLWDFERMRWIADQVGTLLVADMAHIAGLVAAGLHPSPVPYAHIVTSTTHKTLRGPRGGMILCKQEFAKAVDKAVFPGTQGGPLMHVIAAKAVALGEALKPEFKQYQQRILDNAKALAAGLKAEGFRLVSDGTDNHLMLVDLRPMNVTGKVAEKVLDEVGITVNKNSIPFDPQKPGITSGIRVGSPATATRGFGEAEMAQVATLIGKTLKNIGNESVYTEVRQSVMAITSRFPVPGLN